A single Bufo bufo chromosome 6, aBufBuf1.1, whole genome shotgun sequence DNA region contains:
- the LOC121005500 gene encoding homeobox protein vex1-like: MRKVSCTLEEEVEETSDLEMEKRTYTVEWLSVSSHRNMTTTPTTLPTTDLLKCRLGQTFPYGKEHKIPSLPSGTEKLNTESDFSDKENPIDNKIALYQGPSNLQDQYGASISRKTFQEVSANRTCPVLETCQLSDSDSMKSPGSMSEEESTSRPRTKFTAEQLQDLEKSFKEHRYIGSSEKKRLSKVLKLSETQIKTWFQNRRMKFKRQNQDARVEAFFSGMYLPYYNYSDFQAPSCSVRPDLTIPFTSPALVHPYGARPTAVMRPALHASPITSANFGSYPCPPMLVRPMINEPMSHRYTPY; the protein is encoded by the exons ATGAGAAAGGTCAGTTGCACATTGGAGGAGGAAGTTGAGGAGACCTCAGACCTGGAAATGGAGAAGAGAACTTATACAGTGGAATGGCTTTCAGTAAGCAGTCACAGGAACATGACCACTACTCCTACTACTCTTCCCACAACGGACTTATTAAAATGTAGGTTGGGACAAACTTTTCCCTATGGGAAGGAACATAAAATCCCATCATTGCCATCCGGAACTGAGAAGCTGAATACAGAAAGCGACTTCAGTGACAAAGAAAATCCAATTGACAACAAAATTGCACTTTATCAAGGTCCAAGCAACCTGCAAGACCAATACG gtGCTTCCATATCTAGAAAAACATTTCAGGAGGTATCTgccaatagaacatgtcctgtcctAGAGACGTGTCAGCTCTCTGACTCTGACAGTATGAAGAGTCCGGGGTCTATGTCTGAGGAAGAGTCTACATCTAGACCTAGGACTAAGTTCACTGCGGAGCAGCTGCAGGATCTGGAGAAGAGCTTCAAGGAGCACCGCTACATTGGTTCCAGCGAGAAGAAGAGGCTGTCCAAGGTGCTGAAGTTATCAGAGACCCAG ATTAAAACCTGGTTTCAGAATCGAAGGATGAAGTTTAAACGTCAAAACCAAGATGCAAGAGTGGAAGCTTTCTTCTCTGGGATGTACCTTCCTTATTACAATTACTCAGACTTTCAGGCACCCAGTTGCTCCGTACGACCAGATCTAACAATACCGTTCACCTCTCCGGCACTAGTTCATCCTTATGGAGCACGACCAACAGCGGTCATGAGGCCTGCACTTCATGCCTCACCCATCACCTCGGCAAACTTCGGATCCTACCCATGCCCTCCTATGCTGGTACGCCCTATGATTAACGAGCCAATGAGCCACAG